A stretch of the Asticcacaulis sp. ZE23SCel15 genome encodes the following:
- a CDS encoding aspartate aminotransferase family protein, translating to MMDFILLETARFLDVRPKTKALAERSGMVWRGGAPMHWMTDWASPIPIYAARAEGAKLWDVDGFEYDDFCLGDTPSMFGHARTEIARAIAEQAQNGMGFMLPSETAVEVGELLTERFGLTKWQVATTASDANRAVIRWARAITHRPKILIFDGCYHGVVDDAFVVLEDGTPVMKKGLIGQVADFTHTTTVIPFNDLDALEDALKYCDIACVLCEPVMTNCGMIAPDDGFHEALRRLTRKYGTLLAIDETHTLSSGYGGYTRTHGLEPDMFVVGKAIAGGVPAAVWGVTDEVSARMDQALSIIGAGSSGIGTTLSGNALAMSAMKVMLTEVMTEAAFAHMTKGAENLVSQLQAVIAEQGLNWSVIHVGARVELVFGGNSPQNAAQMRDAMNPLELKAFHLYLINQGLLIAPFHNMMLISPLTSSEAVARLVAAISEFGRIIRPN from the coding sequence ATGATGGATTTCATCCTGTTGGAAACGGCCCGCTTTCTGGACGTTCGCCCCAAGACGAAGGCTTTGGCCGAAAGATCCGGCATGGTCTGGCGGGGCGGGGCACCGATGCACTGGATGACGGACTGGGCCTCCCCCATCCCTATATATGCCGCCCGCGCCGAAGGCGCAAAATTGTGGGATGTTGATGGCTTTGAATATGATGATTTCTGCCTGGGCGACACCCCGTCAATGTTTGGCCATGCCCGTACGGAAATCGCCCGTGCCATAGCTGAACAAGCCCAAAATGGCATGGGCTTTATGCTACCGAGTGAGACAGCGGTTGAGGTCGGTGAATTGCTGACTGAGCGATTTGGCCTGACGAAATGGCAGGTGGCCACCACGGCGTCTGATGCCAATCGTGCCGTCATCCGATGGGCGCGCGCGATCACCCACCGACCGAAAATACTGATCTTTGACGGCTGTTATCATGGCGTGGTCGATGACGCCTTTGTGGTACTTGAGGACGGCACACCGGTCATGAAAAAAGGCCTGATCGGCCAGGTGGCGGATTTCACGCACACAACGACCGTCATACCTTTCAATGACCTTGATGCCCTCGAAGACGCCCTGAAATATTGTGATATCGCCTGCGTGCTGTGTGAGCCGGTTATGACCAACTGCGGCATGATCGCGCCTGATGATGGGTTCCATGAGGCCCTGCGCCGCCTGACGCGAAAATACGGCACCCTCCTGGCGATTGATGAGACCCATACACTTTCTTCGGGATACGGCGGCTATACCCGCACTCACGGCCTTGAGCCGGATATGTTTGTGGTCGGCAAGGCGATTGCCGGTGGCGTGCCGGCTGCCGTCTGGGGCGTGACGGATGAGGTCTCCGCCCGCATGGATCAGGCGCTGAGTATAATCGGCGCAGGCTCCAGCGGCATCGGCACCACCCTTTCCGGCAATGCTCTGGCCATGTCCGCCATGAAGGTCATGCTGACCGAAGTGATGACGGAGGCAGCCTTTGCGCACATGACCAAAGGGGCTGAAAACCTTGTGTCGCAATTGCAGGCGGTTATCGCTGAACAGGGCCTTAACTGGAGCGTCATTCATGTCGGCGCACGGGTGGAACTAGTGTTCGGCGGTAATTCCCCGCAAAATGCCGCGCAGATGCGTGACGCCATGAACCCTCTGGAACTTAAGGCCTTTCATCTTTACCTGATTAACCAAGGCCTGTTGATTGCGCCCTTTCACAATATGATGCTGATATCCCCGTTGACATCGTCTGAGGCTGTCGCCCGTCTGGTCGCGGCGATATCCGAATTTGGCCGCATCATCCGGCCAAATTAA
- a CDS encoding ABC transporter permease — translation MTQSVAKVKKTPPGPLEYMRRWPMQAWLVGVTVFLYAPLITLMIFSFNDSKRNIVWQGFTLKYYVKALTNESLIQAFTNSLVIAFFSTIISVVVGAMAAILLWRFRFPGKTAMDGAMSIPIVVPEICMGVGMLVFFAKVFPWPQGLPWPLNLGAIIIAHVSFSFPFVAVVVRARLASFNRELEEAAKDLGASEIRTLLDVLVPHIKPSLLAGGLLAFTLSLDDFVITFFTAGPDTVTFPVKVYSMVRFSVTPEVNAASTILIVVTVILTFFALKFQGSDALTAGHGAADKK, via the coding sequence ATGACCCAGTCTGTTGCCAAGGTTAAAAAGACCCCGCCCGGCCCGCTCGAATATATGCGCCGCTGGCCGATGCAGGCCTGGCTGGTCGGGGTGACGGTGTTCCTGTATGCGCCGCTGATCACCCTGATGATCTTTTCGTTCAACGACAGTAAGCGCAATATCGTCTGGCAGGGCTTTACCCTGAAATATTACGTCAAGGCACTGACAAATGAGAGCCTGATTCAGGCCTTCACCAATTCGCTGGTGATCGCGTTTTTCTCGACCATCATCAGCGTAGTCGTGGGGGCTATGGCCGCAATCCTGTTGTGGCGGTTCCGCTTTCCGGGCAAGACGGCCATGGACGGGGCCATGTCGATCCCGATCGTTGTGCCGGAAATCTGCATGGGTGTTGGGATGCTGGTGTTTTTCGCCAAGGTCTTTCCGTGGCCGCAAGGCTTGCCGTGGCCGCTCAATCTGGGGGCTATCATCATTGCCCACGTCTCGTTCTCCTTTCCGTTCGTAGCGGTGGTGGTGCGCGCCCGACTGGCCTCATTTAACCGCGAACTGGAAGAGGCGGCCAAGGATCTGGGGGCGTCAGAAATACGAACCCTGCTGGATGTGCTGGTGCCGCATATCAAGCCGTCTTTGCTGGCGGGCGGGCTTCTGGCCTTTACCCTGTCGCTCGATGACTTTGTGATTACCTTCTTCACCGCCGGGCCCGATACGGTCACCTTCCCGGTCAAGGTCTATTCGATGGTGCGGTTCTCCGTCACCCCCGAAGTCAACGCCGCCTCGACCATACTGATTGTGGTGACGGTGATTCTGACCTTCTTTGCGCTGAAATTCCAAGGCTCCGATGCCCTGACCGCCGGTCATGGTGCGGCTGACAAAAAGTGA
- a CDS encoding NAD-dependent succinate-semialdehyde dehydrogenase, with product MSLTAAHKALLGKRILTNANHDSFPVTNPANGEVLCYVHNAGSKDTLKAIDAAHAAFNDWGQQPQKLRSDILKKWFALILEHTEDLAQIVTLEQGRAIKETRGEVAYGAGFVEWFAEEGRRAYGRTIPANVPGKQLVTIQQPVGVVAAITPWNFPISMITRKVAPALAAGCTVVLKPSEETPLSALALAELAKQAGLPDGVLHIICTTKAAEVGEILTSDPLVKKFSFTGSTPVGKKLYAQCASTIKKISLELGGNAPVLVFDDADIEVAVAGAMASKYRNAGQTCVCANRILVQAGIYDAFAAKLAEAVRALKLADGMDESTQIGPLINQKAVDKVDALVKDATAKGAKLTVGGGVDADQGPLFYKPTVLTGVTQDMRIFDEEIFGPVASLIKFKDEAEGIKLANDTPFGLAAYAFTKDVSRAWRVGKALDYGMVGLNDGVMSTEVAPFGGVKESGIGREGAIEGLEEYMETKFLSFGAL from the coding sequence ATGTCCCTCACCGCCGCCCATAAGGCCCTGCTGGGCAAGCGTATCCTGACAAATGCCAATCATGATAGTTTTCCGGTCACTAATCCGGCGAACGGCGAAGTCTTGTGTTATGTTCATAATGCGGGTTCAAAAGACACGCTAAAAGCCATTGATGCCGCCCATGCCGCCTTTAACGACTGGGGCCAGCAGCCGCAAAAGCTGCGTTCGGATATTCTCAAAAAATGGTTTGCCCTGATCCTAGAGCATACCGAAGATCTGGCGCAGATCGTCACGCTGGAGCAGGGGCGAGCCATTAAGGAAACCCGCGGCGAAGTGGCTTATGGGGCCGGCTTTGTCGAGTGGTTCGCCGAAGAGGGCCGCAGGGCTTATGGCCGCACCATCCCCGCCAATGTGCCGGGTAAGCAATTGGTGACCATCCAGCAGCCGGTTGGGGTGGTTGCCGCTATTACCCCGTGGAACTTTCCGATTTCGATGATCACCCGTAAAGTCGCACCGGCTTTAGCGGCCGGCTGTACGGTGGTGCTGAAACCGTCCGAAGAGACGCCGTTGTCGGCGCTGGCTCTGGCGGAACTGGCCAAGCAGGCGGGTTTGCCGGACGGCGTTCTGCACATCATCTGCACCACCAAGGCGGCCGAGGTCGGAGAAATCCTGACCTCCGACCCGCTGGTCAAGAAGTTCTCCTTCACCGGATCGACGCCGGTCGGCAAAAAGCTTTATGCTCAGTGCGCTTCGACCATCAAAAAGATTTCGCTCGAACTGGGTGGCAATGCGCCGGTGCTGGTATTCGATGATGCCGATATCGAGGTAGCGGTGGCGGGTGCTATGGCCTCGAAATACCGCAATGCCGGTCAAACCTGCGTGTGCGCCAACCGGATATTAGTGCAGGCCGGAATTTATGACGCCTTTGCCGCTAAACTCGCTGAGGCCGTGCGGGCGTTGAAACTGGCCGACGGCATGGATGAATCGACGCAAATCGGGCCGCTGATCAACCAAAAAGCCGTCGATAAGGTCGATGCGCTGGTTAAGGACGCCACTGCTAAGGGGGCTAAACTGACCGTCGGTGGGGGTGTCGATGCCGATCAGGGGCCGCTGTTTTATAAGCCCACTGTGCTGACGGGGGTGACCCAGGACATGCGCATCTTTGACGAAGAAATCTTCGGGCCGGTTGCATCGCTGATCAAATTCAAGGATGAGGCCGAAGGGATCAAACTGGCCAATGACACGCCGTTTGGTCTGGCGGCCTATGCCTTCACTAAGGACGTGTCGCGGGCCTGGCGGGTGGGTAAGGCGCTTGATTACGGCATGGTCGGCTTAAACGACGGCGTGATGTCAACGGAGGTCGCACCCTTTGGCGGCGTCAAGGAATCCGGCATTGGCCGAGAGGGCGCGATAGAGGGCCTTGAAGAATATATGGAAACCAAGTTCCTGAGCTTTGGGGCGCTGTGA
- the mnmA gene encoding tRNA 2-thiouridine(34) synthase MnmA, which translates to MTPCPVPVIEDADMAAAIAAVRDSVGLPVGSRIVAAMSGGVDSTVVAALLHQAGYEVIGVTLQLYDHGAALKKSGACCAGQDIHDARVAAEKIGIPHYVLDYESRFKDSVIEEFADSYLRGETPVPCIRCNQTVKFRDLLDVARDLGAEAMATGHYVERELRGNQVQMRRAADKARDQSYFLFATTQEQLDYLRFPLARIPKPQVRDLARQLGLRIAHKPDSQDICFVPEGKYTNLIDRLRPAGHAKGSGRDAGDIVHIDGRVLGQHDGIISYTIGQRRGLNVAVGEPLFVVRLDPVKKQVIVGPREALLTGALALKELNWLGDDDSFAAAAAKKTDVLARVRSTRPPVPAQLDLDSAGQPIMRFMAGEEGVAPGQACVLYDPEDTDRVLGGGFIARTVALI; encoded by the coding sequence ATGACACCGTGTCCTGTACCCGTAATCGAAGATGCCGATATGGCCGCTGCCATCGCTGCCGTGCGCGACAGCGTGGGCTTGCCCGTGGGCAGCCGCATTGTCGCGGCCATGTCGGGCGGGGTCGATTCGACCGTGGTCGCCGCCCTGCTGCATCAGGCGGGCTATGAGGTCATTGGGGTTACCCTGCAACTCTATGACCATGGCGCGGCGCTCAAGAAAAGCGGTGCCTGCTGTGCCGGTCAGGATATTCACGACGCCCGCGTGGCGGCTGAGAAAATTGGCATCCCGCACTATGTGCTGGATTACGAAAGCCGCTTCAAAGACAGCGTGATCGAGGAATTTGCGGACTCTTACCTGCGCGGGGAAACCCCTGTGCCGTGCATCCGCTGCAATCAGACGGTCAAATTCCGTGATTTGCTTGATGTCGCCCGCGATCTGGGGGCCGAAGCCATGGCCACCGGCCACTATGTCGAGCGTGAGTTGCGCGGCAATCAGGTACAGATGCGTCGCGCCGCCGATAAGGCCCGCGACCAGAGCTATTTCCTGTTTGCCACCACTCAAGAACAGCTTGACTACCTGCGCTTTCCGCTGGCGCGCATCCCAAAGCCGCAGGTGCGCGATTTGGCCCGCCAACTGGGGCTCAGAATAGCCCACAAACCCGACAGTCAGGACATCTGCTTTGTGCCGGAAGGCAAATATACCAACCTGATCGACCGCCTGCGCCCCGCCGGGCACGCCAAGGGTTCAGGCCGCGACGCCGGTGATATCGTCCATATCGACGGTCGTGTTCTGGGTCAGCATGACGGCATCATCAGCTATACGATCGGGCAACGCCGCGGCCTAAATGTCGCGGTGGGTGAGCCCCTGTTTGTCGTGCGTCTTGATCCGGTGAAAAAGCAGGTCATAGTTGGCCCGCGCGAAGCTTTGCTGACCGGGGCTCTGGCGCTGAAAGAACTGAACTGGCTGGGCGATGACGACAGCTTTGCCGCTGCCGCCGCTAAAAAGACGGACGTGCTGGCGCGGGTGCGCTCGACCCGCCCGCCAGTGCCCGCACAGCTTGACCTCGATAGCGCCGGTCAGCCGATCATGCGCTTTATGGCCGGTGAAGAAGGTGTGGCACCGGGTCAGGCGTGCGTGCTTTATGACCCGGAAGATACCGACCGCGTTTTGGGCGGCGGCTTTATCGCGCGCACAGTGGCTCTTATTTAG
- a CDS encoding aldehyde dehydrogenase, whose product MSLTSPLIPITAVADNKASVIAALKTVFKPDKGFVDGQWRAAASGATFDNIAPRDGTLTNQISAFDGSDVDGAVRSARAAFEDGRWNGIAPKAKKKILHRLADLMAEHAENLALLETLDTGKPIRDARAVDIPLAINSVRYYAEALDKIYGEVAPSPDTRLSYAVHEPLGVIGAIVPWNFPLHMAMWKVAPALAMGNSIVLKPAENSSMTALYTAALAIEAGVPAGVFNVIPGLGHIAGEALARHMEVDMIAFTGSGPVGRRLMVASAESNLKRVSLELGGKSPQIVFADCPDLEAAAQNAAWGVFYNQGQVCTAASRLLVEESIRDEFVAKVMAVAKSIRVGDPYDPDTQFGAMVSERQMNTALDYIAKGQAGGGQVLMGGGRVQSGFDSSGGGFYVEPTLIDNITPDNILAREEVFGPVLSVLTFKDEAEAFRIANDTIYGLASGVWTADIGRAMRSAKVLKAGLVWINGWDACDITLPFGGFKQSGFGRDRSLHALYKYADFKSVSISF is encoded by the coding sequence ATGAGCCTGACGTCCCCCCTGATCCCGATAACCGCTGTGGCTGACAATAAAGCCAGCGTTATCGCCGCCCTGAAAACCGTGTTTAAGCCCGATAAAGGTTTTGTCGATGGGCAATGGAGGGCGGCAGCGTCTGGCGCGACCTTCGATAATATTGCCCCGCGCGACGGGACGCTGACCAATCAGATATCAGCCTTTGATGGCTCCGATGTCGATGGGGCGGTGAGGTCGGCTCGGGCTGCGTTCGAGGATGGCCGCTGGAACGGCATAGCCCCGAAAGCGAAAAAGAAAATCCTGCATAGACTGGCCGATCTGATGGCCGAACATGCCGAAAATCTGGCGCTGTTGGAGACGCTCGATACCGGCAAGCCGATCCGCGATGCGCGCGCGGTCGATATCCCGCTGGCCATCAATTCCGTGCGCTATTACGCCGAAGCGCTTGATAAAATTTATGGCGAAGTGGCCCCATCGCCGGATACGCGCCTGTCCTATGCCGTCCATGAACCTTTGGGGGTGATAGGGGCTATCGTGCCGTGGAACTTCCCTCTGCATATGGCCATGTGGAAGGTCGCCCCGGCGCTGGCCATGGGCAATTCGATCGTGCTGAAGCCAGCGGAAAATTCATCCATGACCGCGCTCTATACGGCGGCCTTGGCGATTGAGGCGGGCGTGCCCGCAGGTGTGTTCAATGTCATTCCGGGGCTTGGCCACATTGCGGGCGAGGCTCTGGCGCGCCACATGGAGGTCGATATGATCGCCTTCACCGGCTCTGGCCCGGTCGGTAGGCGGCTGATGGTGGCGTCGGCGGAATCCAACCTCAAGCGCGTATCACTCGAACTGGGCGGTAAGTCGCCGCAGATCGTGTTTGCCGATTGCCCTGATCTGGAGGCCGCCGCGCAAAACGCCGCTTGGGGCGTATTCTACAATCAGGGGCAGGTCTGTACCGCCGCCTCACGTCTGCTGGTCGAAGAGTCCATCCGCGATGAATTTGTGGCAAAGGTCATGGCGGTGGCCAAATCGATCCGTGTTGGTGACCCCTACGATCCGGACACCCAGTTCGGGGCCATGGTTTCTGAGCGCCAGATGAACACCGCGCTTGATTACATCGCCAAGGGTCAGGCCGGTGGCGGGCAGGTGCTGATGGGTGGTGGGCGTGTTCAGTCCGGCTTTGATAGTTCTGGGGGAGGTTTCTATGTCGAGCCGACCCTGATCGACAATATCACCCCCGACAATATTTTGGCGCGCGAAGAAGTGTTTGGGCCGGTCCTGTCAGTGCTGACATTTAAGGACGAAGCGGAGGCTTTCCGCATCGCCAATGACACCATCTATGGGCTGGCATCCGGCGTTTGGACCGCCGATATAGGCCGGGCGATGCGCTCGGCGAAGGTGCTTAAGGCCGGTCTGGTGTGGATCAATGGCTGGGATGCCTGCGATATCACCCTGCCGTTCGGGGGCTTTAAGCAGTCGGGCTTTGGCCGCGATCGCAGCCTTCATGCGCTTTATAAATATGCCGACTTCAAGTCCGTCTCGATCAGTTTTTAG
- a CDS encoding PotD/PotF family extracellular solute-binding protein, whose protein sequence is MSSSRHLANRRSLLAGLGAAAVGISFSACSKPAEKAMTDGAEEPKLNFYNWDTYIGETTLADFKTATGIDVNMQLFATNDELFAKLKAGNSGFDVIVPSNEFVTRMGQAGLLKALDHAKIPNMKNIDPQYLNPSFDPGNKFSVPYTWLVLGLGYRKSKFKTVPDSWKYVFDSAEYKGKIALLSESADLIRLAAKYKGVSLNNISPEMLTQIEAMLVKQKPNIRAFHEDNGQDMLQGGDVDIVIEYNGDIAQVMAEDDDIGFVVPKEGSLLNSDTLCIPVDAPRPNNAHAFINYILDAQVGAEIYKTILYPSPNAAAKALMPDDYKNNPVIFPPADILAKCEYGNFEGAEKASQYEEMITRVRAS, encoded by the coding sequence ATGAGTTCATCTCGCCATCTGGCTAATCGTCGTTCCTTACTCGCGGGGCTGGGGGCTGCGGCCGTCGGCATCAGCTTCTCGGCCTGTTCCAAGCCCGCCGAAAAGGCCATGACCGACGGTGCCGAAGAACCCAAGCTGAACTTCTACAACTGGGACACCTATATCGGTGAGACAACTCTGGCGGACTTTAAGACCGCTACGGGCATCGACGTCAACATGCAGTTGTTCGCCACCAATGACGAACTGTTCGCCAAGCTTAAGGCGGGCAATTCCGGTTTCGATGTGATCGTGCCGTCGAACGAATTTGTCACCCGCATGGGGCAGGCCGGTCTACTGAAAGCGCTGGATCACGCTAAGATTCCTAACATGAAGAACATTGACCCGCAGTATCTGAACCCCAGCTTCGATCCGGGCAATAAGTTCTCGGTGCCCTATACCTGGCTGGTGCTGGGGCTGGGTTACCGTAAATCCAAGTTCAAAACGGTGCCGGATAGCTGGAAATATGTCTTCGATAGCGCTGAATATAAGGGCAAGATCGCCCTGCTATCGGAATCCGCAGACTTGATCCGTCTGGCGGCGAAATATAAGGGCGTCAGCCTCAACAATATTTCGCCTGAAATGCTGACCCAGATCGAAGCTATGCTGGTCAAGCAAAAGCCCAATATCCGCGCTTTCCACGAAGATAACGGTCAGGACATGCTGCAAGGCGGCGACGTCGACATCGTGATCGAATATAACGGCGATATCGCGCAGGTTATGGCCGAAGACGACGACATCGGCTTTGTGGTGCCCAAAGAAGGCAGCCTGCTCAATTCCGACACCCTGTGCATCCCGGTCGATGCGCCGCGTCCGAATAACGCCCATGCCTTTATCAACTATATCCTTGATGCACAGGTAGGGGCCGAAATCTATAAGACCATCCTCTATCCGTCGCCGAACGCGGCCGCCAAGGCGCTGATGCCGGACGATTATAAGAACAACCCGGTTATCTTCCCGCCGGCGGATATTCTGGCTAAGTGCGAATACGGCAACTTTGAAGGGGCCGAAAAAGCGTCGCAGTACGAAGAAATGATTACCCGCGTTCGCGCGTCCTAA
- a CDS encoding ABC transporter permease: MEQSWRQAKSIFGLLLSAPLFWLAFFFIVPMGIVWLYSFGENRGLVDIAFTGTWKNYARALEPLYLGIFVKSLYVAALTTFLCLVVGFPVALAITFAADKWKPWLLLLIMLPFWTNLLIRTYALIAVLRTEGYVNQTYEFLWTNAGGLMTLVGLAPLGEFQPLDLLHNNFAVIFGLVYVHLPFMILPLYSTLDRMDRSLLEASLDLGAGHFRTLWSIVVPMSAAGIASGILITFIPALGAYLTPDLLGGPESQMIANVIERQFKRANDWPFGAALSFLLVYLTFIGIAIQGMLDKQNRGRAA; the protein is encoded by the coding sequence ATGGAACAAAGCTGGCGGCAGGCGAAGTCAATTTTCGGGCTGCTGCTGAGTGCGCCCCTGTTCTGGCTGGCCTTTTTCTTTATTGTGCCCATGGGCATTGTCTGGCTCTACTCGTTCGGGGAAAACCGCGGGCTGGTCGATATAGCCTTTACCGGCACCTGGAAAAACTACGCCCGCGCGCTGGAACCGCTGTATCTCGGCATCTTCGTGAAATCGCTTTATGTGGCCGCACTCACCACCTTTCTGTGTCTGGTCGTGGGCTTTCCCGTGGCGCTGGCCATTACCTTTGCCGCCGATAAGTGGAAGCCGTGGCTGCTGCTGCTGATTATGCTGCCGTTCTGGACCAACCTTCTGATCCGCACCTATGCGCTGATTGCGGTGTTGCGTACCGAAGGCTATGTCAATCAAACCTATGAGTTTTTATGGACGAACGCGGGTGGATTAATGACGCTGGTGGGCCTAGCCCCGCTGGGTGAGTTTCAGCCGCTCGATCTGCTGCACAATAATTTCGCGGTGATTTTCGGCCTGGTTTACGTCCACCTGCCGTTCATGATCCTGCCGCTCTATTCGACGCTCGACCGTATGGACCGCTCGCTTTTGGAGGCGTCACTCGATCTGGGAGCTGGCCATTTTCGGACCCTGTGGTCGATCGTGGTGCCGATGTCGGCGGCGGGGATCGCGTCGGGTATTTTGATCACCTTCATTCCCGCACTGGGCGCGTACCTTACGCCGGATCTGCTCGGCGGGCCGGAATCGCAGATGATCGCCAATGTCATTGAGCGGCAATTCAAACGCGCCAATGACTGGCCGTTCGGGGCGGCTCTGTCGTTCCTGCTGGTCTATCTGACCTTCATCGGCATTGCCATTCAGGGCATGCTCGACAAACAAAACCGGGGGAGGGCGGCCTGA
- a CDS encoding glutamine synthetase family protein, whose translation MVATPDEAKAFLEAHPHINYFEILFTSMTGVPRGKRLRRHELLPIFEYGRFLPGSILVVDTLGADCEETGLVWEDGDADRIARPVPGTLTEAPWLGDDVGQVMLSLYELDGTPNDLDPRHVLQRVLERYAADGLTPVVACELEYYLVDIERGHDGQLMPAKGFNTGETPRGIQVYGLPEVEAHGEFFRTLWETADVMNIPLEGAISEFAPGQVELTLKHKPDALRACDDAVLYKRMAKGVALSLGIEATFMAKPWADRAGSGFHVHISVADKDGKNLCASDDPQGSDLLKTMIGGMKDHLADCMGILAPGANSFKRFKANSYAPVGLTWGVNNRTVSLRVTAGPSHTRHVEHRVAGADANPYLVMAAILACAHHGLTHKTDPGPAVVGNGYEVAAKTGANLPTNWYAAVDYLDKSTTLRDYLGDRFVDMYVKVKRTEQARFYEEVTSLDYDWYLRNA comes from the coding sequence ATGGTCGCCACGCCTGATGAAGCCAAGGCCTTCCTTGAGGCCCATCCGCATATCAACTATTTCGAGATCCTGTTTACCTCGATGACCGGTGTGCCGCGCGGCAAGCGTCTGCGCCGCCATGAATTGCTGCCGATCTTTGAATATGGCCGATTTCTGCCGGGCTCGATCCTCGTCGTCGATACGCTGGGGGCCGACTGCGAAGAGACTGGCCTTGTCTGGGAAGACGGCGATGCCGACCGGATTGCGCGCCCTGTGCCGGGGACGCTGACGGAGGCGCCGTGGCTGGGCGATGATGTCGGTCAGGTCATGCTGTCGCTTTATGAGCTTGATGGCACACCCAATGACCTTGATCCGCGCCATGTGCTGCAACGGGTACTTGAGCGCTATGCCGCCGACGGCCTGACGCCGGTGGTGGCGTGCGAACTGGAATATTATCTGGTGGACATCGAGCGCGGCCATGACGGTCAACTTATGCCGGCCAAGGGCTTTAATACGGGTGAGACCCCGCGCGGCATTCAGGTTTACGGCCTGCCCGAAGTTGAGGCCCACGGCGAGTTTTTCCGCACCCTGTGGGAAACCGCCGATGTCATGAATATCCCTTTAGAGGGGGCAATTTCAGAATTTGCACCGGGGCAGGTTGAACTGACCCTAAAGCATAAGCCCGATGCTCTGCGCGCCTGCGACGATGCGGTACTATATAAGCGCATGGCCAAGGGCGTGGCCCTGTCACTTGGCATCGAGGCGACCTTTATGGCCAAGCCGTGGGCCGATCGCGCCGGGTCGGGCTTTCATGTCCATATCTCAGTGGCCGATAAAGACGGCAAAAATCTGTGCGCGTCCGATGATCCGCAGGGGTCTGATTTGCTCAAGACCATGATCGGCGGCATGAAAGATCATCTAGCCGACTGCATGGGCATTCTGGCCCCCGGTGCCAACAGCTTCAAGCGCTTTAAGGCTAATTCATACGCGCCGGTCGGCCTGACCTGGGGGGTGAATAACCGCACCGTATCTTTGCGTGTGACGGCAGGGCCATCGCACACCCGCCATGTTGAGCATCGAGTCGCCGGGGCCGATGCCAATCCGTATCTGGTTATGGCGGCTATTTTGGCCTGCGCTCACCACGGCCTGACTCATAAAACCGATCCCGGCCCTGCGGTGGTCGGCAATGGTTATGAGGTGGCGGCTAAGACGGGGGCGAACCTGCCGACCAACTGGTACGCGGCGGTTGATTATCTCGACAAATCCACAACCTTGCGCGACTATCTGGGTGACCGTTTCGTCGATATGTATGTCAAGGTCAAGCGCACCGAGCAGGCGCGTTTTTACGAAGAGGTCACGTCGCTCGATTACGACTGGTATTTGCGAAACGCTTAA